A window from Deltaproteobacteria bacterium encodes these proteins:
- a CDS encoding radical SAM protein — translation MARKKQLIIPIFAPFGGCDKRCVFCDQKKISGASSFPTSAQIEADIEKYLSTWRGGGLKEAAFYGGSFTAIPEVEQRRMLSAAHSFVASGRLDSIRVSTRPDSIDSAVLKLLIGYGVKTIELGVQSFDDEVLKLSGRPHSAADVKRAAVLIKENGLRLGLQLMPGLPGDTEEKATASAEEAAALKPDFVRIYPTLVIKGTELERMYNSGAYEPWTLDRMAMLCSKMLGVFGGFGIKVIRVGLQPTVELEKNIAAGPYHPAFRDMVERALAR, via the coding sequence ATGGCAAGGAAGAAACAACTCATAATCCCCATATTCGCGCCGTTTGGCGGCTGCGATAAGAGGTGCGTATTCTGCGACCAGAAGAAGATTTCCGGGGCTTCTTCGTTTCCAACGTCTGCCCAGATAGAGGCGGACATAGAAAAATACCTTTCAACCTGGCGCGGGGGCGGCCTAAAGGAGGCCGCGTTCTACGGCGGAAGCTTTACTGCAATTCCCGAGGTCGAGCAGAGGCGCATGCTCTCCGCTGCCCACTCTTTCGTGGCCTCCGGCAGGCTCGATTCCATACGAGTGTCGACGAGGCCGGACTCTATTGACAGCGCTGTGCTTAAGCTTCTTATCGGTTACGGCGTTAAGACAATAGAGCTTGGGGTGCAGTCCTTTGACGACGAGGTGTTGAAACTATCCGGCAGGCCGCATTCTGCAGCAGATGTCAAGAGAGCAGCTGTTCTTATAAAAGAAAACGGCTTAAGGCTCGGGCTTCAGTTAATGCCGGGGCTCCCTGGTGACACAGAGGAAAAGGCCACGGCGAGCGCGGAGGAAGCGGCAGCCCTTAAGCCCGATTTCGTTCGCATCTATCCGACACTTGTAATAAAGGGCACGGAGCTTGAGCGCATGTACAATAGCGGCGCATACGAGCCGTGGACGCTTGACCGCATGGCCATGCTTTGCTCGAAGATGCTCGGTGTGTTTGGCGGCTTTGGCATCAAGGTGATACGCGTAGGGCTTCAGCCTACCGTGGAGCTC
- the rnc gene encoding ribonuclease III, with amino-acid sequence MYSRGKLLENFISTYCAVLKHASSLERAFVHSSYVNENPGAGFVSNERLEFLGDAVLSFVISALLYERLPDVPEGELTKLRARIVNKKALSDAAVNAGIKELLLLGKGERKGGGADNPSILADAFEAVIGLLYTEAGADASREFIVKTLGESIDAALKAEASDFDWKGILQEASQRMFFVSPIYEVVREDGPSHKKVFTVGVSIKGEELGSGTGATKKEAEQAAAKAAFEKLKERGA; translated from the coding sequence ATGTATTCAAGGGGTAAGCTTCTGGAAAATTTTATTTCGACTTACTGCGCCGTGCTAAAGCACGCTTCTTCGCTTGAGCGGGCCTTTGTGCACAGTTCATACGTGAACGAAAACCCAGGAGCCGGGTTCGTGTCGAACGAGCGTCTTGAGTTTCTTGGCGACGCTGTGCTGTCCTTTGTCATAAGCGCGCTTCTTTACGAAAGGCTTCCGGACGTTCCCGAAGGCGAGCTTACGAAGCTTAGGGCAAGGATAGTAAATAAAAAGGCCCTCTCTGATGCGGCGGTCAATGCCGGCATAAAGGAGCTTTTGCTCCTTGGTAAGGGTGAGAGAAAGGGCGGGGGCGCCGATAACCCCTCCATACTTGCCGACGCCTTCGAGGCTGTCATAGGGCTATTGTATACGGAGGCCGGTGCCGATGCTTCGCGCGAGTTTATCGTAAAAACACTTGGGGAGTCGATAGACGCCGCATTGAAGGCCGAGGCCTCGGACTTCGACTGGAAGGGCATATTGCAGGAGGCTTCGCAGCGCATGTTCTTTGTCTCGCCCATTTACGAGGTGGTGAGGGAGGACGGGCCGTCGCATAAGAAAGTCTTTACAGTCGGCGTCTCCATAAAAGGCGAGGAACTTGGCTCTGGCACTGGCGCAACTAAAAAGGAAGCGGAGCAGGCTGCTGCAAAGGCTGCATTTGAAAAACTGAAGGAGCGCGGCGCGTAG
- the mtaB gene encoding tRNA (N(6)-L-threonylcarbamoyladenosine(37)-C(2))-methylthiotransferase MtaB, producing MSPTVASRTVAVTTLGCRSNQYDSSALEDSFKKADFDIVPLNAGASAYVINTCTVTGPTDSQSRQLIRKIRRENPSSVLIVTGCYAEVAANEVASIEGVDYVLGNPEKSKVVECALKGRPEGGAVVMVGGEAGIMELRAVSFESRTRANLKLQDGCDKACTYCIIPRARGASRSVTLDAALKEFRGLADAGFGEIVLTGIHLGAYGLDLKPKSSITELVRAIDGLGLTDKCRGRISSLDPDEVTDEFIDAFAGSRVFCNHMHLSLQSGDDRILRLMRRSYTALDFSDAVLRLFKKVEGINIGADVIAGFPGEDDKAFGNTLELLKKLPVSYLHIFPYSVRKGTSAEGFKGRVSPKVTKERCEALKILDMEKRAAFNARFVGTVQEVLIETSRDKKTGFLKGRTRSYIPALIKAGDELKRKTVMLKAVKSTKDFIVCEADVFKG from the coding sequence GTGAGCCCCACTGTAGCTTCGAGAACCGTGGCGGTTACGACACTTGGCTGCCGCTCGAACCAGTACGATTCGAGCGCCCTTGAGGATTCCTTTAAAAAGGCGGACTTTGATATCGTGCCTTTGAATGCCGGGGCCTCGGCCTATGTGATAAACACCTGCACGGTCACGGGCCCGACTGACTCGCAGTCAAGGCAGCTCATAAGAAAGATAAGAAGAGAGAACCCGTCGTCTGTTCTGATAGTTACGGGCTGCTACGCCGAGGTCGCTGCTAACGAGGTTGCCTCCATAGAAGGTGTAGACTACGTGCTCGGTAACCCTGAGAAGTCGAAGGTTGTCGAGTGCGCGCTAAAGGGCAGGCCGGAAGGCGGCGCGGTTGTGATGGTTGGCGGCGAGGCCGGTATAATGGAGCTTAGGGCCGTGTCATTCGAATCAAGGACGCGCGCCAACCTTAAGCTTCAGGACGGGTGCGATAAGGCATGCACTTATTGTATAATACCGAGGGCAAGGGGGGCTTCGAGAAGCGTTACTCTGGATGCAGCGCTTAAAGAGTTTCGCGGCCTTGCTGATGCCGGGTTTGGCGAGATAGTGCTAACGGGCATACACCTTGGCGCTTACGGGCTTGATTTAAAACCGAAGTCCTCCATAACCGAGCTTGTGCGTGCAATAGACGGGCTCGGGCTTACGGATAAATGCCGCGGACGCATAAGCTCGCTTGATCCGGACGAGGTGACAGATGAATTCATAGACGCGTTTGCCGGTAGCAGGGTGTTTTGTAACCACATGCATCTTTCACTGCAAAGCGGAGATGACCGAATATTAAGGCTCATGCGAAGGTCGTATACTGCCCTGGATTTTTCCGATGCTGTTTTGAGGCTTTTTAAGAAGGTGGAAGGAATAAACATCGGCGCTGACGTTATCGCCGGGTTCCCGGGAGAGGACGATAAGGCATTCGGGAATACGCTAGAGCTTTTGAAAAAGTTGCCTGTAAGTTATCTGCACATCTTTCCGTACTCTGTCAGGAAGGGCACTTCAGCAGAAGGTTTCAAAGGCCGCGTTAGCCCGAAGGTTACAAAGGAAAGGTGCGAGGCCCTTAAGATTCTCGATATGGAAAAGCGGGCAGCGTTTAACGCGAGGTTTGTTGGCACTGTGCAGGAGGTGCTCATAGAAACTTCGAGGGATAAAAAAACAGGGTTTTTAAAGGGCAGGACGCGTAGTTACATCCCGGCGCTCATCAAGGCCGGAGATGAACTTAAGAGAAAGACCGTTATGCTAAAGGCCGTTAAATCAACCAAAGACTTTATCGTGTGTGAGGCAGATGTATTCAAGGGGTAA
- the mnmA gene encoding tRNA 2-thiouridine(34) synthase MnmA — MTKDNKDKTVVVAMSGGVDSSVAAALLKEEGYNVVGISMQLWDYAKKDDGAAKEGSCCSLDDIYDARRVADKLGIPFYVVNVEELFTKEVVEYFVKSYLSAMTPNPCVKCNEVMKFKALLTRALAMGADFLATGHYARIEKAAAEGRYRLLKGVDTDKDQSYFLFTMTQDEMAKVLFPLGSYTKMEARALASKFGLKVHDKKESQEICFIDNDDYGAFVGEYAAKTLPPGDIVDNSGNVLGRHAGLFNYTIGQRRGLDIKDGKGPYYVVGMETKDNRLIVGKEDELTSKGFIASGVNWITGKPDVAIDANVKIRYRHGGVLSKITSLGGAKVKVEFMEPGKSVTPGQAAVFYSGDVVLGGAWIEESLR, encoded by the coding sequence ATGACGAAAGACAACAAGGATAAGACCGTGGTCGTTGCCATGAGCGGAGGGGTGGACTCTTCCGTTGCCGCCGCGCTTTTGAAAGAGGAAGGCTATAACGTCGTCGGCATCTCCATGCAGCTTTGGGACTACGCGAAAAAGGACGACGGAGCCGCGAAAGAAGGCAGCTGTTGCTCTCTTGACGACATCTACGACGCAAGGCGCGTGGCAGATAAGCTTGGAATCCCCTTTTATGTTGTCAATGTCGAGGAGCTTTTCACAAAGGAAGTCGTCGAGTATTTCGTGAAAAGCTATCTTTCGGCAATGACGCCGAACCCGTGCGTTAAATGCAACGAGGTTATGAAGTTCAAGGCCCTTCTTACGAGGGCGCTGGCCATGGGCGCGGACTTTCTCGCAACAGGCCACTACGCGAGAATAGAAAAGGCGGCGGCGGAGGGCCGCTACAGGCTTCTTAAGGGCGTTGATACGGACAAAGACCAGTCGTACTTTCTTTTTACAATGACGCAGGACGAAATGGCAAAGGTGCTTTTTCCGCTCGGCAGTTACACAAAAATGGAGGCAAGGGCGCTGGCCTCGAAGTTCGGTCTTAAGGTTCACGATAAAAAGGAAAGTCAGGAGATTTGCTTCATAGATAACGACGACTACGGCGCGTTTGTCGGCGAGTATGCGGCAAAGACATTGCCGCCCGGAGATATCGTGGATAATTCCGGTAACGTGCTTGGAAGGCACGCCGGGCTTTTTAATTATACCATAGGCCAGAGGCGCGGCCTCGATATCAAGGACGGCAAAGGGCCCTACTATGTCGTTGGCATGGAGACAAAGGACAACCGTTTGATTGTCGGCAAGGAAGACGAGCTTACTTCAAAAGGCTTTATCGCCTCGGGTGTAAACTGGATAACCGGCAAGCCGGATGTTGCAATAGATGCGAATGTAAAGATCCGCTACAGGCACGGAGGAGTTTTATCGAAGATAACTTCGCTTGGTGGCGCAAAGGTGAAGGTCGAGTTTATGGAGCCTGGAAAGTCCGTTACACCTGGGCAGGCCGCGGTGTTCTATAGCGGCGATGTGGTGCTTGGCGGCGCGTGGATAGAGGAGTCTCTAAGGTGA
- the nifU gene encoding Fe-S cluster assembly scaffold protein NifU: protein MYSQKVMDHFSNPRNVGEVEGANGEGTVGNPECGDIMKLTLKIEGNVIQDVKFKTFGCGAAIATSSMVTELVKGKKLDEVEKISNATVAEALDGLPPVKMHCSNLAADALHAAIENYKKGKEGAK, encoded by the coding sequence ATGTATAGCCAAAAAGTAATGGATCACTTTTCGAACCCGAGAAATGTCGGCGAGGTCGAGGGAGCAAACGGCGAGGGCACTGTCGGTAATCCCGAGTGCGGCGACATAATGAAGTTGACACTTAAGATAGAAGGTAACGTCATCCAGGACGTAAAGTTCAAGACATTTGGCTGCGGCGCGGCAATAGCAACGAGTTCCATGGTCACCGAGCTTGTAAAAGGGAAAAAGCTCGACGAGGTCGAGAAGATATCGAACGCAACGGTAGCAGAGGCCCTGGACGGGCTTCCGCCTGTTAAGATGCATTGTTCTAACCTCGCGGCAGACGCGCTTCACGCGGCAATCGAGAATTACAAGAAGGGCAAGGAAGGCGCCAAGTAA
- the nifS gene encoding cysteine desulfurase NifS: protein MRKVYFDHNATTPVHEEVFNEMLPFLKDEWGNPSSIHWAGRAPKKAVDDAREKVCKFLNCSAVELIFTSSGSESNNLAIKGALNASKKGKHVITTKVEHPAVLSTCKYLEKEGYEVTYLGVDKDGNLSLDELKAAIRKDTALITVMFANNETGVVFPIKEIAAIGAENKVLVHTDAVQAAGKVTLDVKDLGIDLLTISGHKLYAPKGIGALYVKRGVRLTPVIHGGHQERNRRAGTENVAGIVALGKACEIASRDMEKEAEHLSTLRNRLEEGLAAKVPHVLLNGKKASRLPNTTNISFEYIEGESLLLSLDMLGVAASSGSACTSGSLEPSHVLGAMGLPPESLHGSLRFSLGKSNTMDDVEYVIEKLPPIVERVRSMSPLWNDAEKTGKMIDFDTKKCG, encoded by the coding sequence TTGAGAAAAGTATATTTCGACCATAACGCGACAACGCCCGTGCACGAGGAAGTGTTTAACGAGATGCTTCCTTTTCTTAAGGACGAATGGGGCAACCCCTCGAGCATACACTGGGCCGGAAGGGCGCCGAAAAAGGCCGTTGACGACGCCAGGGAAAAGGTATGTAAGTTCCTTAACTGCTCTGCGGTTGAGCTGATATTTACGAGCTCCGGTTCTGAGAGTAACAACCTCGCAATAAAGGGGGCGCTTAATGCCTCCAAAAAAGGCAAGCACGTCATAACGACCAAGGTCGAGCATCCGGCAGTGCTCTCCACCTGTAAATACCTTGAAAAGGAAGGCTACGAGGTAACGTATCTAGGAGTCGATAAAGACGGCAACTTGAGCCTCGATGAACTTAAGGCAGCGATACGTAAGGACACGGCCCTTATAACCGTGATGTTTGCGAATAACGAGACAGGTGTTGTATTTCCGATAAAGGAAATTGCAGCGATAGGCGCCGAGAATAAGGTCCTTGTGCACACCGACGCTGTGCAGGCAGCGGGCAAGGTCACTCTTGACGTAAAAGATCTTGGAATCGACCTTCTAACCATATCCGGGCATAAGCTCTATGCGCCAAAGGGTATCGGAGCGTTGTATGTAAAGCGCGGCGTGAGGCTTACCCCTGTAATCCACGGCGGGCATCAGGAGAGAAACAGGCGCGCAGGCACCGAGAACGTCGCAGGCATAGTGGCGCTTGGCAAGGCATGCGAGATAGCCTCAAGGGACATGGAAAAGGAAGCAGAGCATCTTTCAACACTTAGAAACAGGCTCGAAGAGGGGTTGGCGGCAAAGGTGCCGCACGTGCTCTTAAACGGCAAGAAGGCTTCGAGGCTTCCAAACACTACGAATATAAGTTTTGAGTACATAGAAGGCGAGTCGCTGCTCTTAAGCCTCGACATGCTTGGCGTTGCTGCTTCAAGCGGCTCTGCATGCACATCCGGAAGTCTCGAGCCATCGCACGTGCTCGGCGCAATGGGGCTTCCGCCCGAGAGCCTGCACGGGTCACTGAGGTTTAGTCTCGGAAAGTCCAACACCATGGATGACGTCGAGTACGTGATTGAGAAGCTTCCGCCGATTGTCGAGCGTGTGCGGAGCATGTCGCCTCTCTGGAACGATGCGGAGAAGACCGGGAAGATGATAGATTTCGACACAAAGAAGTGCGGTTAA
- a CDS encoding Rrf2 family transcriptional regulator, whose protein sequence is MRLTTKGQYAVRAMVTLASHNGARPVSLKDISGEEGISLAYLEQLFVKLRKGNIVKSVRGPGGGYVLAKDPSVISVAEVISVVEEPLNPVACLDKDAGCDRAPVCITQKVWKGLGDRIKEFLGSISIEDLRSELATYGSEGPLKKCDRPAKAL, encoded by the coding sequence ATGAGGCTTACGACAAAAGGTCAATACGCTGTAAGGGCAATGGTAACGCTCGCGTCCCACAATGGCGCGCGCCCGGTGTCTCTAAAGGACATATCAGGCGAGGAGGGCATATCTTTAGCCTATCTCGAGCAGCTTTTTGTAAAGCTTCGTAAAGGTAACATCGTAAAAAGCGTTAGGGGCCCGGGCGGAGGCTATGTGCTTGCAAAGGATCCGTCGGTGATAAGTGTAGCCGAGGTTATATCGGTTGTCGAGGAGCCTCTAAACCCGGTTGCATGCCTTGATAAGGATGCAGGGTGCGACAGGGCTCCGGTGTGCATCACCCAGAAGGTCTGGAAGGGCCTTGGCGACAGGATTAAGGAGTTTCTGGGCTCCATAAGCATAGAGGATTTGAGGTCCGAGCTTGCTACCTACGGAAGCGAGGGCCCTCTTAAGAAGTGCGACAGGCCGGCAAAGGCGCTATAA
- a CDS encoding cation:proton antiporter, whose product MTYILIIALCAIVLISYVFDISASKTRIPSVILLLAVGIALKLISHFLDLPTQDLKTVLPLLGTIGLILIVLEGTLEIRLGKEKTGIIKSSFLSAVIALFIFTLLFSLPLHYLLDMPYRDCLLNALPFGVISSAIAIPTARVLDENKREFVVYESSISDILGIMLFDYFASKQSYLSMTVKLPLDILAILIIAVAASLLLGYIMNKIHHHIKFVPIVTTLILVYALAKMVHLPALLLILIFGLFLNNARLLLAGRSVERFMPTISYDELKAFKLLVGETTFLVRSFFFIMFGYYTDIFSLADPKTIAIAIALMALAIGSRGATLKALREPLYPLIYIAPRGLISILLFLSIPAASRISWINEGLLAAVIIISALFMMFGMGRLKASQ is encoded by the coding sequence ATGACATACATTCTTATCATAGCGCTCTGCGCGATAGTGCTCATATCCTACGTCTTCGACATCTCGGCCTCCAAGACAAGGATACCCAGCGTGATACTGCTTCTGGCAGTTGGCATAGCGCTAAAGTTAATCTCCCATTTCCTCGACCTGCCGACTCAAGACCTTAAAACCGTGCTTCCGTTGCTCGGCACCATAGGGCTCATACTGATAGTGCTCGAAGGCACGCTGGAGATAAGGCTTGGCAAGGAAAAAACAGGGATAATAAAATCCTCATTTCTCTCTGCCGTCATCGCGCTCTTTATCTTCACCCTTCTTTTCAGCTTGCCGCTTCACTACCTTTTAGACATGCCCTACAGGGATTGTCTTTTAAACGCGCTTCCCTTTGGCGTCATAAGCAGCGCCATCGCAATACCAACGGCGCGCGTACTTGACGAAAACAAGCGCGAGTTCGTTGTTTACGAAAGCTCCATCTCCGACATCCTCGGCATCATGCTCTTCGATTACTTCGCCTCCAAGCAGAGCTATCTCTCGATGACCGTAAAACTTCCGCTCGATATACTCGCAATCCTCATCATAGCCGTGGCGGCAAGCCTGCTTCTCGGCTACATAATGAACAAGATACACCACCACATAAAGTTCGTTCCCATAGTCACCACACTTATCCTGGTCTATGCCCTTGCAAAGATGGTCCACCTGCCCGCACTTCTTCTTATCCTCATATTCGGGCTGTTCCTTAATAACGCGCGGCTGCTCCTTGCCGGGCGAAGCGTTGAGAGGTTCATGCCGACAATATCCTACGACGAGCTAAAAGCCTTCAAACTGCTTGTCGGAGAGACGACATTTCTCGTGCGCTCCTTCTTCTTCATAATGTTTGGGTACTATACCGACATATTCTCGCTTGCGGACCCAAAAACTATTGCCATAGCAATTGCGCTAATGGCGCTGGCAATAGGCTCAAGGGGCGCTACCCTTAAGGCCCTTAGAGAGCCCCTCTACCCGCTCATCTACATAGCCCCGCGCGGCCTCATATCCATACTGCTATTTCTAAGCATTCCTGCGGCAAGCAGGATATCATGGATAAACGAAGGCCTGCTTGCCGCAGTAATAATCATCTCCGCGCTTTTTATGATGTTTGGCATGGGCCGCCTCAAGGCTTCGCAGTAG
- a CDS encoding ankyrin repeat domain-containing protein, which translates to MKLKAILLFLLITAIFTVTNADADDIHKAAKKGDVAKIKTLLDGGANINATDWLKTTALHYATAGGHKDAVALLIEKGADIGAKNVQNNTALHLAAIGEHVEIAEMLLTKGADINAINASGGTPLHEAAIWNRPEIIKLLLTKGADTNIKDNDKFTALDRAKTKHSKEAEALLEAPTQGK; encoded by the coding sequence ATGAAGCTTAAGGCCATACTGCTATTTCTGCTGATTACGGCAATATTTACCGTTACAAACGCAGATGCCGACGACATACACAAGGCAGCGAAAAAGGGCGACGTTGCCAAGATAAAGACGCTTCTTGACGGCGGGGCAAACATAAACGCAACCGACTGGCTAAAAACGACCGCGCTCCACTACGCAACAGCCGGCGGGCATAAGGATGCTGTAGCGCTTCTTATCGAAAAAGGCGCTGACATAGGCGCCAAGAACGTTCAAAACAATACCGCGCTTCATCTTGCGGCAATCGGCGAGCATGTGGAGATTGCAGAGATGCTACTTACAAAAGGCGCTGACATAAACGCAATAAACGCAAGCGGCGGCACACCGCTTCATGAGGCCGCGATATGGAACAGGCCCGAGATCATAAAGCTGCTGCTTACCAAGGGCGCTGATACTAACATAAAGGATAACGACAAATTCACGGCCCTTGACCGCGCAAAAACAAAACATAGCAAGGAAGCCGAGGCGCTGCTCGAGGCTCCCACACAAGGCAAATAA
- a CDS encoding MMPL family transporter, producing MKKFSLVEFSINRPKTILIIAAVLSVIFLTQFPKIKIDTNPKNMLPPSSDVRVLNDRVDKTFGLYEDMMVLGVVNDLGVVNTATLQKIKRIISEIEKIEGVASRDVNGFTTITNVEAEDGALLVGPLLRDVPETKEGLEAFKKSLLENPLFVNRVISADATTTAIYIPLVKGTNGKIVADKLKEIVAKEGGPEKFYVAGDPVARDTFGAVMFKLMAVFSPIAGVIMLFAVYIMFRSAALSVSLMGAAMISIIWSMGLLIALGFPVHIMSSMAPVFLMAIATDGIHIFNEYFYKLRECPDKRTAILETMREVGRPVKYTALATTAAFAVLLFMQIVPVKVFGGLIAFGTVMLRLLSFSFIPAILMLVDDKKLKAAKTTDEGSGFTARALASLAGIGARKPLITAIVGAVVVVISIVGVSKLVVNNNMVGWFKKNSEIRVADDVMSKALGGTSLGYVIATAENDGYMYEPEALRYIDGLQRHLEKLPVVGKTGSVVDFVKRINLVLHDNDKAYDVVPADRKTVGQYLFLFSMSAKPADLENVVDFDYKSANVWVQLKSWDASAMQSVVDALKEYEKQNPSKLKLEPAGTAYFNLVWNHEVLWDMLMGFIIALIVVFVILALNFRSIKWAIVGYVPLLFTILLIYGVVGFIGKDFDMPISVLSCLSLGMAVDFAIHFISRFKQRLTDEKADVSNLTAVKDALLWTAARPGKGIMRNAVLFASAFSVMLFASLTPYVTVGAFIVSMMGLSSLFTIVYVTALVVLFRKKLLAN from the coding sequence ATGAAAAAATTCTCGCTCGTAGAGTTCTCGATTAACAGGCCAAAGACGATACTTATAATAGCGGCCGTGCTTTCTGTTATCTTTCTTACGCAGTTTCCGAAAATCAAGATAGACACAAACCCCAAGAACATGCTGCCGCCCTCCTCGGACGTCCGGGTGTTAAACGACAGGGTGGACAAGACATTTGGCCTCTACGAGGACATGATGGTGCTTGGCGTTGTAAACGACTTAGGCGTTGTCAATACGGCAACACTTCAGAAGATTAAGCGCATTATTTCGGAAATTGAGAAGATAGAAGGTGTGGCTTCGAGGGACGTAAACGGTTTTACCACCATCACGAATGTCGAGGCCGAGGACGGCGCGCTTCTTGTGGGGCCTCTTCTAAGGGACGTGCCCGAGACCAAGGAAGGTCTCGAGGCCTTCAAGAAGTCGCTTCTTGAGAACCCGCTCTTTGTAAACCGCGTCATATCCGCGGACGCCACGACCACTGCCATCTACATACCGCTTGTAAAGGGCACGAACGGCAAGATAGTTGCCGATAAGTTAAAGGAAATAGTAGCAAAGGAAGGCGGGCCGGAGAAGTTCTATGTCGCAGGCGACCCTGTTGCAAGAGACACCTTCGGCGCTGTGATGTTTAAGCTCATGGCGGTTTTCTCGCCGATTGCCGGCGTTATCATGCTTTTTGCTGTCTACATCATGTTCAGGAGCGCTGCGCTTTCCGTTTCGCTCATGGGCGCTGCCATGATAAGCATCATATGGAGCATGGGGCTTTTAATTGCGCTTGGCTTCCCGGTGCACATTATGAGCTCCATGGCCCCGGTCTTTTTGATGGCAATTGCCACAGACGGCATACATATATTCAACGAATATTTCTATAAGCTTAGGGAATGCCCTGATAAGCGAACCGCCATCCTCGAGACCATGCGCGAGGTAGGCCGTCCTGTAAAGTACACGGCCCTTGCAACGACCGCGGCCTTTGCCGTGCTCCTCTTCATGCAAATCGTGCCTGTGAAGGTGTTTGGCGGCCTTATAGCGTTTGGCACTGTGATGTTAAGGCTACTTAGCTTCAGCTTCATTCCGGCGATACTTATGCTTGTCGACGATAAGAAGCTAAAGGCAGCGAAGACCACGGACGAAGGCTCCGGGTTTACCGCCAGAGCCCTTGCCTCGCTTGCGGGCATAGGCGCAAGAAAGCCGCTTATAACGGCAATAGTGGGCGCGGTGGTGGTCGTCATATCCATAGTCGGAGTTTCGAAGCTTGTTGTAAATAACAACATGGTCGGCTGGTTCAAGAAAAATAGCGAAATCCGCGTTGCAGACGACGTCATGAGCAAGGCCCTTGGCGGCACATCGCTTGGTTATGTTATCGCCACAGCGGAGAATGACGGCTATATGTACGAGCCGGAGGCGCTTCGCTACATAGACGGGTTGCAGCGCCATCTTGAAAAACTTCCCGTAGTCGGCAAGACCGGGTCTGTGGTGGACTTCGTAAAGCGCATTAATTTGGTGCTCCACGACAATGATAAGGCCTACGACGTCGTTCCTGCCGACAGAAAGACCGTTGGCCAGTACTTATTCCTGTTCTCCATGTCTGCAAAGCCGGCGGACCTGGAAAACGTCGTTGACTTCGATTATAAGAGCGCGAATGTCTGGGTGCAGCTAAAGAGCTGGGACGCAAGCGCTATGCAAAGTGTCGTTGACGCGCTAAAGGAGTACGAAAAGCAAAACCCATCGAAGCTAAAGTTAGAACCAGCTGGCACTGCGTACTTTAACCTTGTCTGGAACCACGAAGTGCTCTGGGACATGCTCATGGGCTTCATAATAGCCCTTATAGTGGTGTTCGTAATACTTGCGCTAAACTTCCGCTCGATAAAGTGGGCAATCGTCGGGTATGTGCCGCTTCTCTTTACCATACTCCTTATATACGGGGTGGTGGGCTTTATCGGCAAGGACTTTGACATGCCGATATCGGTCTTAAGTTGCCTTTCCCTTGGCATGGCAGTTGACTTTGCCATACACTTCATAAGCCGCTTTAAGCAGCGTCTTACCGATGAAAAGGCCGATGTGTCGAATCTTACGGCAGTTAAGGACGCGCTCCTCTGGACTGCGGCAAGGCCCGGTAAGGGGATTATGCGTAACGCCGTGCTCTTTGCCTCTGCCTTCTCGGTGATGCTTTTTGCCTCGCTTACGCCGTATGTAACAGTTGGCGCGTTCATCGTTAGCATGATGGGCCTAAGCTCGCTCTTTACGATAGTCTATGTGACGGCGCTGGTGGTGCTCTTTAGGAAAAAACTTCTGGCGAACTGA
- a CDS encoding metalloregulator ArsR/SmtB family transcription factor yields the protein MTTKTTGHSGIYEMQAEICLCLANPRRLEIIAALKDGPLCSTVLAKKAGISKALASQHLAMMRDKGILTSRRDGKSVIYSLSSDKVAKACALMKEVLFEHMKVEQGILKKAAARR from the coding sequence ATGACTACTAAAACAACAGGACATAGCGGCATATACGAAATGCAGGCCGAGATTTGCCTCTGCCTCGCCAATCCCAGGCGCCTTGAGATAATAGCCGCCTTAAAGGACGGCCCTCTCTGCTCGACCGTGCTTGCCAAAAAGGCCGGGATATCAAAGGCCCTTGCCTCGCAGCACCTTGCCATGATGAGGGATAAGGGCATACTTACGAGCAGGCGGGACGGAAAATCCGTGATATACTCGCTTTCAAGCGATAAGGTGGCAAAGGCCTGCGCGCTTATGAAGGAAGTGCTCTTCGAGCACATGAAGGTCGAACAAGGGATTCTTAAAAAGGCCGCAGCGCGGCGCTAA